In Silene latifolia isolate original U9 population chromosome X, ASM4854445v1, whole genome shotgun sequence, the following proteins share a genomic window:
- the LOC141620470 gene encoding uncharacterized protein LOC141620470, which yields MRKVFKELKYYLSTPPLLSKPEPGEPLFIYLSVTKAAVNAVLVRKQEDHITQYITSVSLCFQQRPGRMAKWSVHLSGYDLKFEPRTAIKSQALADFVSDFCPALQTQAEQDILNLEEDKGEQVWELHVDRASNARGAGVGLVRKSPQGDLIVQAVRCEFKATNNEAEYEALILGLKLALDLKIRHLKVCSDSKLIFNHVNDCYEARDPRMMAYLDVAKELTLRFATINIKQIPRDQNAEADALATLGGNLQSRSHLHNTNCPRTGASDTKT from the exons ATGAGAAAAGTATTTAAGGAATTGAAATATTATCTTAGCACCCCGCCACTCCTGTCGAAGCCAGAGCCAGGAGAGCCACTATTCATATACCTGTCAGTCACAAAAGCAGCAGTTAATGCAGTACTAGTGCGAAAGCAGGAGGATCACATCACCCAATATATTACGTCAGTAAGTCTCTGCttccagcagagaccag GAAGGATGGCTAAGTGGTCCGTGCACCTGAGCGGTTATGACTTGAAATTTGAACCTCGTACAGCTATAAAGTCCCAGGCTCTGGCGGACTTTGTGTCTGACTTCTGCCCAGCTCTCCAGACCCAGGCAGAGCAGGACATTCTGAATTTGGAGGAAGATAAAGGGGAACAAGTGTGGGAGCTACATGTGGACAGAGCCTCCAACGCAAGAGGAGCAGGAGTAGGATTGGTCCGCAAGTCACCCCAGGGAGATCTCATAGTCCAGGCTgtacgatgtgaattcaaggccacgaacaacgaagcagaatatgaggcaTTGATCCTGGGTCTGAAGCTGGCTCTGGATCTGAAAATCAGACACCTCAAGGTTTGCAGTGATTCTAAACTTATATTTAACCATGTAAATGACTGCTATGAAGCCAGGGACCCCAGGATGATGGCATACCTAGACGTAGCAAAGGAGTTGACCCTCAGATTTGCCACGATCAACATCAAACAAATCCCCAGGGACCAGAACGCAGAAGCAGACGCGCTAGCCACCCTGGGGGGCAACCTTCAAAGCAGGAGCCATCTCCACAATACCAATTGTCCACGTACTGGAGCCAGCGATACTAAAACCTGA